One Brassica napus cultivar Da-Ae chromosome A5, Da-Ae, whole genome shotgun sequence DNA window includes the following coding sequences:
- the LOC111215881 gene encoding uncharacterized protein LOC111215881, translated as MPPKKDIQKQLDDQAEAMRDAMADLRREFRETLQVSIETAMRTVLEARPPAPQGHNRREQNLAEEDDDDLVDENPFAGLQEQRVLPQHRDVIAAPRGEHRSWDSCFRLDLPEFNGSLKPDELLDWISSVEELLTFKQVPDVMRVPLVATRFKGRASAWWQQVKEQRGRAGKERVNSWDKLKRLLRKAFLPYNYTRTMYNQLQNLRQGSKTVDEYASEFFTLLARNTLLETQDQLVSRFIGGLRLQIQNHLLLFNPNSVSEAHQRAILIEQNLKSSQSSWSSSSARTRTAVSGEQSNSSTAEASTKDNQQRPAGHTNSAGTQPPFKTPTFKCFNCGEIGHRQQNCPKRVFLSNDEVVYDDDEVIDTTTDITEEQVSGDTGHLLVIRRNLLSPPGIEESWLRSNIFRSSCTIRGKVCRFMIDSGSCTNVISEEAVAKLALFAEPHPTPYKLAWLNTQTDIRISKRCKVPFSIGSSYRDLITLLPSKDIASPPDTRITPASHPTDTVSDRPVLMLSQSKFEEELRGSDFLFVLMASQPKNCATLTVPPSFEPVVQEFMDVFPDDLPAGLPPLRDIQHCIDLAPHSPLPNRPHYRMSPQEHDELRRQVEDLLSKGYVRESLSPCVVPALLIPKKDGSWRMCVDSRAINKITIRYRFPIPRLDDLLDQIGTASIFTKLDLKSGYHQIRVRPGDEWKTAFKTREGLFEWLVMPFGLSNAPSTFMRVMNQALRPFIGKFVVVYFDDILIFSTSLDCGD; from the exons ATGCCGCCTAAGAAGGATATTCAGAAGCAACTTGATGACCAAGCAGAAGCTATGCGAGACGCTATGGCTGATCTTCGCCGTGAATTTCGTGAGACTTTGCAAGTCTCTATAGAAACAGCGATGCGAACGGTGTTAGAAGCGCGTCCTCCAGCTCCACAGGGTCACAATCGCCGTGAACAAAACCTtgctgaggaagatgatgacgaTCTCGTTGATGAAAACCCTTTTGCGGGACTGCAAGAGCAGCGAGTTTTACCCCAACATCGTGATGTGATAGCCGCTCCTCGGGGTGAACATCGCAGCTGGGACTCTTGTTTTCGACTTGATCTGCCAGAATTTAACGGTAGCTTAAAACCTGATGAACTGCTCGATTGGATCAGTTCGGTGGAAGAGCTCCTGACGTTCAAACAGGTGCCTGATGTGATGCGAGTTCCCCTAGTAGCAACTCGGTTCAAAGGAAGGGCGTCAGCCTGGTGGCAACAAGTGAAAGAACAACGAGGTCGAGCAGGGAAAGAACGTGTGAACTCATGGGACAAACTAAAACGTCTCTTGCGTAAAGCGTTTCTCCCTTATAATTATACGAGGACAATGTACAATCAATTGCAGAATCTGAGACAGGGAAGTAAAACGGTTGATGAATACGCTTCGGAATTTTTCACCCTCCTTGCTCGAAACACTCTTCTCGAAACGCAGGATCAACTGGTTTCAAGATTCATTGGTGGCTTGAGACTGCAAATACAGAACCATCTACTCTTATTCAACCCAAACTCGGTTTCTGAAGCTCATCAACGAGCAATCTTAATTGAGCAGAACTTAAAATCGTCACAGAGTTCTTGGTCATCTTCAAGTGCTCGAACACGTACTGCTGTTTCAGGAGAGCAGTCTAATTCGTCTACTGCAGAGGCAAGCACAAAGGATAATCAACAACGTCCAGCGGGACACACTAACTCTGCAGGCACTCAACCCCCGTTTAAAACTCCAACTTTCAAGTGCTTTAATTGTGGAGAAATTGGTCATCGCCAACAGAATTGTCCTAAACGAGTGTTTTTATCCAACGATGAGGTCGTCTATGATGATGACGAAGTTATCGACACGACGACAGATATTACAGAGGAACAAGTCAGTGGAGATACGGGTCACCTGCTAGTAATTCGTCGCAACTTACTTAGTCCTCCAGGCATCGAGGAGTCTTGGTTGAGATCCAATATTTTCCGTTCTTCTTGTACAATCCGAGGGAAAGTTTGTCGTTTCATGATTGACTCAGGCAGCTGCACCAATGTGATATCAGAAGAAGCTGTTGCGAAACTGGCCCTGTTCGCTGAACCTCACCCTACACCATACAAGCTGGCGTGGTTAAACACACAAACAGATATTCGTATCTCTAAACGATGCAAAGTCCCGTTCTCAATAGGTTCGAGTTACCGTGATCTG ATAACGCTACTGCCTTCAAAAGACATCGCCTCGCCCCCTGACACTCGTATTACACCTGCATCTCACCCTACGGATACAGTTTCAGACCGACCAGTTCTCATGCTTTCACAATCGAAGTTTGAGGAAGAGCTTCGCGGATCGGACTTCTTGTTTGTTCTCATGGCATCACAACCTAAGAACTGTGCGACACTAACAGTTCCTCCCAGCTTTGAGCCAGTAGTACAAGAGTTTATGGATGTATTCCCTGATGATCTTCCTGCGGGTTTGCCTCCCCTAAGAGACATACAACATTGCATTGATTTAGCTCCTCATTCACCTCTTCCCAACCGACCACACTATAGAATGAGTCCGCAAGAGCATGATGAACTTCGCAGACAAGTGGAAGACTTACTCTCTAAAGGTTATGTCCGCGAGAGTCTTAGCCCGTGCGTTGTACCTGCTTTGTTAATCCCAAAGAAAGATGGGTCGTGGCGGATGTGTGTAGATAGTCGTGCGATCAACAAAATCACTATTCGGTACCGCTTTCCTATACCACGGCTTGATGACTTACTGGACCAAATCGGCACTgcttcaatctttacaaaactgGATTTAAAAAGTGGTTACCATCAGATTCGAGTTCGTCCTGGTGATGAGTGGAAAACGGCTTTCAAAACGCGGGAAGGTCTTTTCGAGTGGCTGGTAATGCCTTTTGGCCTCTCTAATGCACCGAGTACGTTTATGCGGGTGATGAATCAGGCACTCCGTCCGTTCATTGGCAAGTTTGTGGTTGTCTATTTCGACGACATTCTAATTTTCAGCACATCCCTAGACTGTGGAGATTAG
- the BNAA05G15190D gene encoding stress-response A/B barrel domain-containing protein UP3, whose product MSQIIEHIVLFKVKDNVDSDKIEAMANDLKNLGTIDQALYLSAGPIQRLISPLGFTHVLHSRYKSKEDLNAYVAHPVHLRAVEEWMPIWEDVMAFDYIADIVPGSLTPPPGSVGKITLLKVKENLSDEAKMEIMDVVKEKSAGADQITVGLGETFSPVNAKGFSIASVAYLKVLGETETLQDLVKEKVGDYVDGTIVVEFVVPLSS is encoded by the coding sequence ATGTCTCAAATCATCGAGCACATCGTCCTTTTCAAGGTCAAAGACAATGTCGACTCCGACAAGATTGAAGCCATGGCCAACGACCTCAAGAACCTCGGCACCATCGACCAAGCGCTTTACCTCTCCGCCGGTCCTATCCAACGTCTCATATCCCCCCTGGGCTTCACACACGTCCTTCATAGCCGGTACAAATCCAAGGAAGATCTCAACGCGTACGTGGCACATCCTGTTCACCTTCGCGCTGTCGAGGAATGGATGCCTATCTGGGAAGACGTCATGGCCTTTGATTATATCGCCGATATAGTCCCCGGGAGCCTAACACCACCTCCAGGATCCGTTGGGAAGATCACGTTACTCAAGGTGAAAGAGAACCTCTCAGACGAGGCGAAGATGGAGATCATGGATGTGGTTAAGGAGAAGTCTGCAGGAGCTGATCAGATCACAGTGGGACTGGGAGAAACCTTCTCTCCGGTTAATGCAAAGGGTTTCTCGATTGCATCGGTTGCGTATCTGAAGGTTCTGGGAGAAACTGAGACTCTCCAGGACTTGGTGAAGGAAAAGGTTGGTGATTATGTCGATGGTACCATTGTTGTTGAGTTCGTTGTACCTTTGTCCTCATAA
- the LOC106417897 gene encoding jacalin-related lectin 11-like, with the protein MVLKVEAKGGNGGKEWDDGFDYEGVTKIHVRGGREGIQFIMFEYVKAGKATVGPIHGVSDRRGLTQTLEIKHMENEHLVSVEGYYNESTGVIQSLQFETNMKTSDLIGYDEGTKFSLRARGKKIIGFHGFAEKNLNSLGAYFIRMPPTKSAMQGGQTTGVGYDDGGDYDGVKKVVVTTDGTAIRHIKFHYDKAGNEEIRERGVTTGTQHEFTINHPYEYITSVEGSYAVTQPYNCIVLTSLTFKTSKGRTSSTIGPVTGTKFVLESKGNAIVGFHGRVGSCVDSIGAYYSQVFPSQETALKVEPKGGKGGVQWDDGSDYEGVTKIHVRGGLEGIQFIKFEYKKAGQTIVGPVHGVSGRGMTQTFDIIHLENEYLRSVEGYYDESTGVIQSLRFITNQKTSDLMGFNEGTKFSLAANGKKIIGFHGFAEKNLNSLGAYFIRIPSTKSAMEGGQTTGRSYDDGGDCDGLRKVYVTFDGTAIRHIKFDYDIAGQVEMRQRGVKEGTEYEFEVDHPREYITSVEGSYAVTQPYGCIVLRSLIFKTSKGRTSSNIGTVTGTKFVHESKGNVIVGFHGRVGSCIDSIGVYYSPFSPPSPPSEKLQGHGGDGGDFWDDGVFKNVKKIYVGQGDVGIASLKFEYENETSEMIVGKEHGKKTLLGYEEFELDYPSEYITSIEGCHDNVVGAESGVITMLRFKTNKRTSPPFGLESASSFAIQKEGYKIVGFHGKSSALINQIGVHVVPITE; encoded by the exons ATGGTCCTAAAGGTGGAAGCTAAAGGTGGAAATGGAGGGAAAGAATGGGATGATGGATTCGATTATGAGGGTGTAACAAAGATACATGTACGAGGTGGTCGTGAAGGCATTCAGTTCATTATGTTTGAGTATGTCAAAGCTGGAAAAGCAACCGTTGGACCAATCCATGGTGTCTCTGATCGTCGTGGTTTGACACAAACG CTCGAGATAAAGCATATGGAGAACGAACATTTGGTATCTGTTGAGGGTTACTACAACGAGTCTACCGGTGTGATACAATCGCTTCAGTTTGAAACTAACATGAAGACTTCTGATCTCATTGGGTACGACGAGGGTACTAAGTTTTCACTAAGAGCCAGGGGAAAGAAAATCATTGGGTTTCATGGATTTGCTGAGAAGAATCTCAACTCTCTTGGAGCATATTTCATCAGGATGCCACCAACCAAATCAGCAATGCAAGGTGGTCAAACTACAGGTGTAGGTTATGACGATGGTGGTGACTACGATGGTGTAAAAAAAGTTGTTGTTACAACGGATGGCACTGCGATCAGGCATATCAAGTTCCACTACGACAAAGCTGGCAATGAGGAAATTCGTGAGCGAGGGGTGACGACCGGAACACAACATGAG TTTACGATCAATCATCCATATGAATATATCACATCTGTGGAAGGAAGCTACGCTGTTACACAACCTTACAACTGTATTGTCCTTACGTCATTGactttcaaaacatcaaaaggGAGAACCTCTTCAACGATTGGTCCAGTGACTGGTACCAAGTTCGTGCTGGAGAGCAAAGGTAATGCTATTGTTGGATTCCATGGACGGGTGGGTTCTTGTGTTGATAGCATTGGTGCATATTACTCTCAAGTTTTCCCTTCTCAAGAAACAG cGTTGAAGGTGGAACCTAAAGGCGGAAAAGGAGGAGTTCAATGGGATGATGGATCAGATTACGAGGGTGTAACAAAGATACATGTACGAGGTGGTCTTGAAGGAATTCAGTTCATCAAGTTTGAGTATAAGAAGGCTGGTCAAACTATTGTTGGACCAGTCCATGGTGTATCTGGTCGTGGGATGACTCAAACG TTTGACATTATCCATTTGGAGAATGAATATTTGAGATCTGTTGAGGGTTACTACGATGAATCAACAGGTGTGATTCAGTCGCTTAGATTCATCACAAACCAGAAGACTTCTGATCTCATGGGGTTTAACGAGGGTACTAAGTTTTCACTAGCAGCCAACGGGAAGAAAATCATTGGATTTCATGGGTTTGCTGAGAAAAATCTCAACTCTCTTGGAGCATATTTCATCAGGATTCCATCAACCAAATCAGCAATGGAAGGTGGTCAAACTACAGGCAGAAGTTATGACGATGGCGGTGACTGTGATGGTTTAAGAAAAGTATATGTTACATTCGATGGTACTGCAATTAGGCATATCAAGTTCGACTATGACATAGCTGGTCAAGTGGAGATGCGTCAGCGAGGGGTTAAGGAAGGAACCGAATATGAG TTTGAGGTTGATCATCCACGTGAATATATCACATCTGTGGAGGGAAGCTACGCTGTTACTCAACCTTATGGATGTATTGTCCTTAGGTCGTTaattttcaaaacatcaaaaggGAGAACCTCTTCCAACATTGGAACGGTGACTGGTACCAAGTTCGTGCATGAGAGCAAAGGAAATGTTATTGTTGGGTTCCATGGACGAGTAGGTTCTTGTATTGACAGTATTGGGGTGTATTACTCTCCTTtctctcctccttctcctccttCAGAGAAACTCCAAGGACATGGTGGTGATGGAGGAGATTTTTGGGACGATGGCGTTTTCAAAAATGTGAAGAAGATATACGTAGGACAAGGAGATGTTGGTATTGCCTCTCTCAAGTTTGAGTACGAGAATGAAACTAGTGAGATGATTGTGGGCAAAGAACATGGAAAGAAAACGTTGCTTGGTTACGAGGAG TTTGAGCTGGATTATCCGAGTGAGTACATTACATCTATAGAAGGTTGTCACGATAACGTAGTTGGAGCTGAAAGTGGAGTTATAACAATGCTTAGGTTCAAGACTAACAAACGCACCTCTCCACCATTCGGACTCGAATCTGCTTCCAGCTTCGCCATCCAGAAGGAAGGTTACAAGATCGTCGGATTCCACGGAAAATCCAGTGCCCTGATTAATCAGATTGGGGTCCATGTGGTTCCCATCACCGAATAA